A portion of the Microlunatus phosphovorus NM-1 genome contains these proteins:
- a CDS encoding amidohydrolase, which translates to MRKLAFLQAPDDRAPLIVTATTIRTLDADGTIPEAFLIVGDRIRRIGTIDECRDAAAAVSALPAEVIDLGDATIVPGFIDAHAHPLMLGQMMTWVDCGPDKAGSIPEIVALLREAAARIPAGRPVRGYGYEQRNLVEQRHPTRHELDEVATDREVYLMNASGHGGVVNSYTFALHGVTKDTPNPQGGEFFRDADGELTGELSDAACNVLTGLEGVKIGHHGPNFHLADDLDEHRRQLAAAQENFLQGGVTTIGDAQVSRREFDVYLRLAEAGELDVRVCMYLLSHLLDEAIEMGLHGQFGNEHLSFAGIKFYSDGTLGGWTAYFPDGYVGDPCRTGQLYHDPVDYTELIKKAHRVGLQTATHSQSPTALEMVISAIEAAQGERPDADARHRIEHCGLPTPAQIERMAKAGIYPVNQPQHHYNWGEGVEQAIGTPGERFNPLGEFERAGVPVTISSDAPVADPRPLEAIQAAATRITRRGHQLGPDDLAVSVDTAVRGHTISAARALGREDDLGSLEVGKRADFAVLTQDPYHTELSEIARIGVAQTWVGGQPVYVKGA; encoded by the coding sequence ATGCGGAAGCTCGCTTTCCTGCAGGCGCCCGACGACCGGGCGCCGCTCATTGTCACCGCGACCACGATTCGTACGCTCGATGCGGACGGCACGATCCCGGAGGCCTTCCTGATCGTCGGCGACCGGATCCGCCGGATCGGCACGATCGACGAGTGCCGGGATGCCGCCGCGGCCGTCAGCGCGCTGCCCGCTGAGGTGATCGATCTCGGCGACGCGACGATCGTGCCGGGCTTCATCGACGCCCACGCGCACCCGCTGATGCTCGGCCAGATGATGACCTGGGTCGACTGCGGCCCCGACAAGGCCGGCTCCATCCCCGAGATCGTCGCGCTGCTGCGCGAGGCCGCCGCGCGGATCCCCGCGGGGCGGCCGGTCCGCGGTTACGGCTACGAGCAACGCAACCTCGTCGAGCAGCGTCATCCGACCCGCCATGAGCTGGACGAGGTAGCCACCGACCGCGAGGTCTACCTGATGAACGCGTCCGGTCACGGCGGGGTCGTCAACAGCTACACCTTCGCGCTGCACGGCGTCACCAAGGACACCCCCAACCCGCAGGGCGGGGAGTTCTTCCGCGATGCCGACGGTGAGCTCACCGGCGAGCTCTCGGACGCAGCCTGCAACGTGCTGACGGGTCTCGAGGGTGTCAAGATCGGCCACCACGGTCCGAACTTCCACCTTGCCGACGATCTCGACGAGCACCGCCGCCAGTTGGCCGCTGCACAAGAGAACTTCCTGCAAGGCGGTGTCACCACCATCGGCGATGCGCAGGTCAGCAGACGAGAGTTCGACGTCTACCTGCGCCTCGCCGAGGCGGGCGAGCTCGACGTCCGGGTCTGCATGTATCTGCTCTCGCACCTGCTCGACGAGGCGATCGAGATGGGCCTGCACGGCCAGTTCGGCAACGAGCACCTGAGCTTCGCCGGCATCAAGTTCTATTCGGACGGCACGCTCGGCGGCTGGACTGCCTACTTCCCCGACGGGTACGTCGGCGACCCGTGCCGGACGGGCCAGCTCTACCACGACCCCGTCGACTACACCGAGCTGATCAAGAAGGCGCATCGGGTCGGCCTGCAGACGGCGACGCACTCGCAGTCGCCGACCGCGCTGGAGATGGTCATCAGCGCCATCGAGGCCGCACAGGGCGAGCGCCCGGACGCCGACGCCCGGCACCGGATCGAGCACTGCGGGCTGCCGACCCCGGCGCAGATCGAGCGGATGGCCAAGGCCGGCATCTATCCGGTCAACCAGCCGCAGCACCACTACAACTGGGGCGAGGGCGTCGAGCAGGCCATCGGTACGCCCGGCGAGCGGTTCAACCCGCTCGGCGAATTCGAGCGAGCCGGTGTGCCGGTGACGATCTCTTCTGACGCGCCGGTGGCCGATCCGCGTCCGCTCGAGGCCATCCAGGCCGCCGCCACGCGGATCACCCGCCGCGGTCACCAGCTCGGCCCCGACGACCTCGCGGTCTCGGTCGACACGGCCGTTCGCGGTCACACGATCTCGGCGGCCCGTGCGCTCGGTCGGGAGGACGACCTGGGCTCGCTCGAGGTCGGCAAGCGTGCCGACTTCGCGGTGCTCACCCAGGATCCGTACCACACCGAGCTCTCCGAGATCGCCCGGATCGGCGTCGCGCAAACCTGGGTCGGCGGCCAGCCCGTGTATGTGAAGGGAGCATGA
- a CDS encoding thiamine pyrophosphate-binding protein produces the protein MTTIPVDEIPVDEAAAARAAGIEPDNVGLAVLRLLRDYGIDTVFGIPGTHNLEFYRHVERLGLHAVTARHEQGAGYAAFGLAQRTGQPGVVITTSGPGLLNALSAAGTAYAESKPMIILAPGVPLGAEFADIGALHETKNQVAAADAIVEWARRAETAQDAIDAVHDAFALFRTGRPRPVYIEIPLDVLEAAASGVTPDSLSPRPAPAPAAADPATVAAAADLLAKAERPAILAGGGAINGAEELRRLAEHLGAPVVTSLNGKGVLPESHPLAVGAELRLEAGRLALNSSDVLLAVGTKIGEAELWGGKVEPAGKVIRVDILASQRDKNLPSDVALIGDSAAVLGQLTDALGVSDSAQPTAAPWLDLDAVRESVALESAAFAPLEDRVAARIARVLPADAIVAGDSSQIAYYGMSSRVRSEEPGAFLYMAAYATLGFGLPAMIGAKIASPERPVVGVIGDGALMFSIQELQTAVEQGLDLTVVCVDNGGYGEIKQNEADRGIPPVGVVLAQPNWPALAEAFGGTGFAVTAADDLERVLADALATGGVTLVHVPLGLFA, from the coding sequence ATGACCACGATTCCGGTTGACGAGATTCCGGTGGACGAAGCCGCCGCCGCCCGCGCGGCAGGCATCGAACCGGACAATGTCGGTCTCGCCGTCCTGCGGCTGTTGCGCGACTACGGCATCGACACGGTGTTCGGCATTCCGGGCACCCACAACCTCGAGTTCTATCGGCACGTGGAGCGGCTCGGGCTGCACGCCGTGACGGCTCGCCACGAACAGGGCGCGGGCTATGCGGCCTTCGGCCTGGCGCAGCGCACCGGGCAGCCCGGCGTGGTCATCACGACCTCGGGACCTGGCCTGCTGAACGCCCTCTCGGCGGCCGGCACCGCGTACGCGGAGTCCAAGCCGATGATCATCCTGGCGCCGGGTGTGCCACTCGGCGCGGAGTTCGCCGACATCGGTGCCCTGCACGAGACGAAGAACCAGGTCGCCGCCGCCGACGCGATCGTCGAGTGGGCCCGCCGGGCCGAGACCGCGCAAGACGCGATCGACGCCGTGCACGATGCGTTCGCGCTGTTCCGGACCGGTCGCCCCCGGCCCGTCTATATCGAGATCCCGCTGGACGTTCTCGAGGCCGCCGCCTCCGGTGTCACCCCGGACAGCCTCAGCCCGCGCCCAGCACCCGCGCCTGCCGCGGCCGATCCGGCGACGGTGGCCGCCGCCGCCGACCTGCTCGCGAAGGCCGAGCGCCCCGCCATCCTGGCCGGCGGCGGGGCGATCAATGGAGCGGAAGAACTCCGGCGGCTGGCCGAGCACCTCGGCGCTCCGGTGGTCACCAGTCTCAACGGCAAGGGGGTGCTGCCTGAGTCGCACCCGCTCGCGGTGGGCGCCGAGCTGCGGCTGGAGGCCGGGCGCTTGGCACTCAACTCCTCTGACGTGCTGCTCGCCGTCGGCACCAAGATCGGCGAGGCCGAGCTGTGGGGCGGCAAGGTCGAGCCCGCGGGCAAGGTCATCCGGGTCGACATCCTTGCCTCACAGCGGGACAAGAATCTGCCGTCCGACGTCGCGCTGATCGGTGACTCCGCCGCCGTGCTGGGGCAGCTCACCGACGCACTCGGGGTAAGCGACAGTGCCCAGCCGACGGCGGCCCCGTGGCTCGACCTCGACGCCGTACGTGAGTCCGTAGCCCTCGAGTCGGCGGCGTTCGCGCCGCTGGAGGATCGTGTCGCGGCCCGGATCGCGCGCGTCCTGCCCGCCGATGCGATCGTCGCCGGCGACTCCTCCCAGATCGCCTACTACGGGATGTCGAGCCGGGTACGCAGCGAGGAGCCGGGGGCGTTCCTCTACATGGCGGCGTACGCGACTCTCGGCTTCGGTCTGCCGGCGATGATCGGCGCCAAGATCGCCAGCCCGGAGCGCCCGGTCGTGGGCGTGATCGGCGACGGCGCGCTGATGTTCTCCATCCAGGAGTTGCAGACCGCGGTCGAGCAAGGCCTGGACCTCACCGTGGTCTGTGTCGACAACGGCGGGTACGGCGAGATCAAGCAGAACGAGGCGGACCGTGGCATCCCGCCGGTCGGCGTCGTGCTCGCGCAGCCGAACTGGCCGGCGCTCGCCGAGGCGTTCGGCGGCACCGGGTTCGCGGTGACGGCAGCCGATGATCTCGAGCGGGTGCTCGCCGACGCGCTCGCCACCGGCGGCGTCACCCTGGTCCACGTGCCGCTCGGACTCTTCGCGTAA